In Strigops habroptila isolate Jane chromosome 2, bStrHab1.2.pri, whole genome shotgun sequence, one genomic interval encodes:
- the KCTD4 gene encoding BTB/POZ domain-containing protein KCTD4: MERKISRRENECEEKHSNSEGSEQDKDYKTSLITLNVGGYLYITQKQTLTKYPDSFLEGIINGKIMCPFDADGHYFIDRDGLLFRHILNFLRNGELLLPEGFRENQLLAQEADFFQLKVLSDAVKSRWEKEQLACRETTFLEITDSHDRSQGLRIFCNAPDFIAKIKSRIVLVSKSRLDGFPEEFSVSSNIIQFKYFIKSENGTRLVLKEDNTFVCTLETLKFEAIMTALKCGFRLLTSLDCSKGSIVHSDALHFIK; the protein is encoded by the coding sequence atggagagaaaaataagcagaagagaaaatgaatgcgaagaaaaacacagcaactCCGAAGGCTCTGAGCAAGACAAGGACTATAAAACGTCTCTGATTACTCTGAATGTTGGTGGCTATCTATACATCACACAAAAACAGACTCTAACCAAGTATCCAGATTCTTTTCTGGAAGGGATCATAAACGGCAAAATAATGTGCCCATTTGATGCAGACGGTCATTACTTCATAGACAGAGATGGACTCCTTTTCAGACACATTCTCAACTTCCTACGAAATGGAGAACTTCTTCTACCAGAAGGGTTTCGAGAAAATCAACTTTTGGCACAAGAAGCAGATTTTTTCCAGCTTAAGGTACTCTCAGATGCAGTGAAATCAAGGTGGGAGAAGGAACAGCTAGCATGTCGAGAGACTACTTTCCTGGAAATTACTGACAGCCACGACCGTTCACAAGGACTTCGAATCTTTTGTAATGCTCCTGAtttcattgcaaaaataaaatccagaattGTACTGGTGTCCAAAAGCAGGCTGGACGGATTTCCAGAGGAGTTTTCAGTATCTTCAAATATTATTCAATTCAAGTACTTCATAAAGTCTGAGAACGGTACACGGCTGGTACTGAAGGAGGACAACACCTTTGTCTGCACCCTGGAAACTCTTAAGTTTGAGGCTATAATGACGGCTTTAAAATGTGGATTTAGATTGCTGACCAGTCTGGATTGTTCAAAAGGGTCAATTGTTCACAGTGATGCACTTCACTTTATCAAGTAA